The proteins below come from a single Cannabis sativa cultivar Pink pepper isolate KNU-18-1 chromosome 3, ASM2916894v1, whole genome shotgun sequence genomic window:
- the LOC133035835 gene encoding protein LEO1 homolog: MGEEKRHEMMQNLFGDQSEEEEEIDSEHESNPQPNYISDEGEGGVEPEGEGEVEGQGEVEIESEGELRDAEPDPGESEGERDQSSQEVEPGVHRDESEGRYSDSDEKEELTSRRRNVIESGSEENHYPDNEDDEVEQAQSPGFPEEEKDQIHVENSAAVRNVFGDSDDEEVEEYAIQNALDHDSRRLPMEEEEEEEEEGSYEKSPRPEDVVPDEDARYESEEENIETKIKEKPVGPPLELEIPLRIPPAHPEKMNMIKVSNIMGIDPKPFDPKTYVEEDTFVTDESGSKKRIRLENNIVRWRSVKHPDGSVSRESNARFVRWSDGSLQLLLGNEVLDITVQDAQHDQAHLFVRHQKGILQSQGRLLRKMRFIPSSLTSNSHRLLTALVDSRHKKVYKVKNCVTDIDPEREKEEKEKAESQTIRANLLLSRKREKVSRKYTPNVDRRRQLSPGFLEDALDEDDEADYYDSRRSRNRFEEDLEVEARAEKRILNAKKSQGSRDIPRKSSAPPAKSSRHPVDFSDSEREESEYETDGEEDERSPPRKRVEEPEQEYEEDEEEEEDHDEAERHELSEEEAEEPKYRGKDSGHNLKRKGVESDEDSPPRKAAATHRRMAVVYDSDED; encoded by the exons GATGAAGGAGAAGGGGGAGTAGAGCCTGAAGGTGAAGGCGAGGTAGAGGGGCAAGGGGAGGTAGAAATTGAAAGTGAAGGAGAGTTGCGTGATGCAGAACCTGATCCTGGTGAAAGTGAGGGTGAAAGAGATCAAAGTTCCCAAGAGGTAGAGCCTGGTGTCCACAGAGATGAAAGTGAAGGTAGATATAGTGATAGTGACGAGAAAGAAGAGTTAACAAGTCGGAGACGAAATGTGATTGAAAGTGGATCAGAAGAAAATCACTACCCTGACAATGAAGATGATGAGGTTGAGCAGGCTCAAAGTCCAGG ATTCCCTGAAGAGGAGAAGGATCAGATTCACGTTGAAAACTCTGCTGCTGTCCGTAATGTATTTGGTGATTCTGATGACGAGGAAGTAGAAGAGTATGCTATTCAAAATGCCCTGGATCATGATTCTAGA AGATTGCCcatggaagaagaagaagaagaggaagaagaagggagCTATGAGAAAAGTCCAAGACCAGAGGATGTAGTGCCTGATGAAGATGCTCGGTACGAGTCTGAAGAGGAAAACATTGAGACAAAGATCAAGGAGAAACCAGTTGGTCCTCCTTTGGAATTGGAGATTCCATTGCGTATACCGCCTGCGCATCCTGAAAAG ATGAACATGATTAAAGTGTCTAATATCATGGGAATTGACCCAAAACCATTTGATCCTAAGACATATGTGGAGGAAGACACATTTGTCACAGATGAATCTGGATCAAAGAAACGGATACGCTTGGAGAACAATATTGTACGCTGGCGATCTGTTAAACATCCTGATGGCTCGGTATCG CGTGAAAGCAATGCACGCTTTGTGAGATGGTCAGATGGCAGTTTGCAGTTATTACTTGGTAATGAAGTCCTAGACATAACCGTGCAAGACGCACAGCATGATCAAGCGCATCTATTTGTTCGACACCAAAAG GGAATCCTTCAATCACAAGGAAGGCTATTGAGAAAGATGAGGTTCATACCTTCATCCTTGACATCAAATTCTCATAGATTGCTAACTGCTTTGGTTGACTCGAGGCATAAAAAGGTTTACAAGGTTAAAAACTGTGTCACTGATATTGATCCTGAAAGGGAAAAGGAGGAGAAGGAAAAG GCTGAAAGTCAAACTATTAGAGCTAATTTACTCCTTAGTCGGAAGAGGGAAAAGGTGAGTCGGAAATATACACCAAATGTTGATAGAAGGCGCCAACTTTCACCTGGGTTCTTGGAAGATGCTCTTGATGAG GATGATGAAGCAGATTATTATGACTCTCGTCGTTCTCGCAACCGCTTTGAAGAAGATCTAGAAGTGGAAGCTCGCGCAGAGAAACGGATTTTGAATGCTAAGAAG TCACAGGGATCGAGAGATATCCCTCGGAAATCATCTGCACCACCTGCCAAATCTTCCCGTCATCCTGTGGATTTCTCTGATAGTGAGAGAGAGGAATCTGAATACGAAACTGATGGAGAAGAAGATGAGAGGTCTCCTCCACGTAAAAGGGTTGAGGAGCCGGAGCAGGAgtatgaagaagatgaagaagaggaagaagaccACGATGAGGCAGAAAGACATGAGCTGTCAGAGGAGGAAGCTGAG GAGCCCAAGTACAGGGGTAAGGACTCTGGACACAACCTCAAACGCAAAGGGGTTGAATCAGATGAGGACTCTCCCCCAAGGAAGGCAGCTGCTACTCATCGTCGAATGGCTGTTGTTTATGATAGTGATGAGGACTAA